In a genomic window of Mycolicibacillus parakoreensis:
- a CDS encoding MarR family transcriptional regulator, producing MAASDRAARPDHSDPIAAARANWERAGWGEVADGMVAVTSVMRAHQILLARVEATLRPYALSFSRFELLRLLAFSRTGALPIAKASDRLQVHVTSVTHAIRRLEAAGLVHRRPHPTDGRTTLVAITDRGRATVQEATTALNAEVFADIGMSARESQALSAAIETLRRNAGDF from the coding sequence GTGGCTGCATCCGATCGGGCCGCCCGGCCCGACCACTCCGACCCGATCGCGGCGGCGCGCGCCAACTGGGAACGCGCCGGCTGGGGCGAGGTGGCCGACGGCATGGTCGCGGTGACCTCGGTGATGCGGGCCCACCAGATTCTGCTGGCTCGGGTGGAGGCGACGCTGCGGCCCTACGCGCTGAGCTTCTCCCGCTTCGAGCTGCTGCGGCTGCTGGCGTTCAGCCGCACCGGGGCGCTGCCGATCGCCAAGGCCTCCGACCGGCTGCAGGTGCACGTCACCAGCGTCACCCACGCGATCCGCCGGCTGGAGGCCGCCGGGTTGGTGCACCGGCGCCCGCACCCCACCGACGGGCGCACCACGCTGGTGGCGATCACCGACCGGGGCCGCGCCACGGTGCAGGAGGCGACGACGGCGCTGAACGCCGAGGTCTTCGCCGACATCGGCATGTCGGCGCGCGAGTCGCAGGCCCTCTCGGCGGCGATCGAGACGCTGCGCCGCAACGCCGGGGACTTCTGA